In one window of Miscanthus floridulus cultivar M001 chromosome 12, ASM1932011v1, whole genome shotgun sequence DNA:
- the LOC136498282 gene encoding LOW QUALITY PROTEIN: ABC transporter G family member 5-like (The sequence of the model RefSeq protein was modified relative to this genomic sequence to represent the inferred CDS: deleted 1 base in 1 codon), translating to MPKNSCAGGCEIQASGINYRITVSSRPHPPLKVWSRSDDDVHVQDHQDHHHHHSVRHVLRDVSCRARPGELLAIVGPSGAGKSTLLEILAGRLSPSPQHDLLLLDGAAAHSADLRRVSGYVTQQDVLFPLLTVRETLLFSARLRLGARLPAKDMDARVEALLDDLTLRRVAATRIKDLSGGERRRVSIGVEAVHDPPVLILDEPTSGLDSASALQIVGALRAMAETRGRTVLLSIHQPGARIVKMFDSVLLLAAGCVLHQGTVDQLRALLGDAGLHLPPHVDAVEFAIDSVDALPLHRRHASAAGLQAPPPQPQHQQPSSREREGRCTLQHLFQLHGKQVADEDTAAVVPVMASSAAATAGSRYANSRAREVAVLSQRFFKNVARTRQLFACRTVCMLVAGLALGSIFYDLGEDKVAERVGLFAFLLTFLLSSTTEALPIFLQERDILAKETSSGAYRVSSYAVANAVVFLPFQLALAVVFAAPVYWLAGLRRTAAAFGYFLLVIWLILYTANSVVVCFAAAAPDFVVGNAAIQGVMGSFFLFSGYFIARSAMPACWVFMHYLSLFKWPFEALLVNEFAGGGRCVVRALGQCVATGDEVLRREGLGEECRWRNVGVMVAFTAAYRVLGYAVLRVRCSLALNKGAVAAGPPSLGLSRRLRSQLAIIGAAAWPSPSSSSTPPP from the exons ATGCCGAAGAATTCCTGCGCCGGAGGCTGCGAGATCCAAGCCAGCGGCATCAACTACCGCATCACCGTCTCCAGCCGACCACACCCTCCTCTCAAGGTCTGGAGCAGGTCAGACGACGACGTCCATGTCCAAGACCACcaggaccaccaccaccaccacagcgtCCGCCATGTGCTCAGGGACGTCTCCTGCCGCGCGCGCCCCGGCGAGCTGCTCGCCATCGTTGGCCCCAGCGGCGCCGGCAAGTCCACCCTGCTCGAGATCCTCGCTGGCCGCCTCTCCCCGTCCCCGCAGcacgacctcctcctcctcgacgGCGCCGCCGCCCACAGCGCCGACCTCCGCCGCGTCTCCGGCTACGTCACCCAACAGGACGTACTCTTCCCGCTGCTCACCGTGCGCGAGACGCTGCTCTTCAGCGCGCGCCTCCGCCTAGGCGCGCGCCTGCCGGCAAAGGACATGGACGCCCGCGTCGAGGCGCTCCTCGACGACCTCACCCTGCGCCGCGTCGCCGCCACCAGGATCAAGGACCTCTCCGGCGGAGAGCGAAGGCGCGTCTCCATCGGCGTCGAGGCCGTGCATGACCCGCCCGTGCTCATCCTCGACGAGCCCACCTCCGGCCTCGACAGCGCCTCCGCGCTCCAGATCGTCGGCGCTCTCCGCGCCATGGCCGAGACGCGCGGACGCACCGTGCTGCTCAGCATCCACCAGCCGGGAGCGCGCATCGTCAAGATGTTCGACTCCGTCCTCCTGCTAGCCGCCGGCTGCGTCCTCCACCAGGGCACCGTCGACCAGCTCCGCGCCCTGCTAGGGGACGCGGGCCTCCACCTGCCCCCGCACGTGGACGCCGTCGAGTTCGCCATCGACTCCGTCGACGCGCTccccctccaccgccgccacgccAGCGCCGCCGGGCTGCAGGCGCCGCCTCCCCAGCCCCAGCACCAGCAGCCGTCCTCCCGGGAGCGGGAGGGCCGCTGCACGCTGCAGCATCTGTTCCAGCTGCACGGCAAGCAGGTGGCCGACGAGgacaccgccgccgtcgtccccgtGATGGCTAGCAGCGCGGCCGCCACTGCGGGCAGCCGGTACGCCAACTCGCGGGCGCGCGAGGTCGCGGTGCTGTCCCAGCGCTTCTTCAAGAACGTGGCGCGGACGCGGCAGCTCTTCGCGTGCCGCACCGTGTGCATGCTGGTGGCGGGGCTTGCGCTGGGCTCCATCTTCTACGACCTCGGCGAGGACAAGGTGGCGGAGCGCGTGGGCCTCTTCGCCTTCCTGCTCACCTTCCTCCTGTCGTCCACCACGGAGGCGCTGCCCATCTTCCTGCAGGAGCGCGACATCCTGGCCAAGGAG ACGTCGTCGGGGGCGTACCGGGTGTCGTCGTACGCGGTGGCCAACGCGGTGGTGTTCCTGCCCTTCCAGCTGGCGCTGGCCGTCGTGTTCGCGGCGCCCGTGTACTGGCTGGCGGGTCTCCGTCGCACGGCGGCGGCGTTCGGCTACTTCCTGCTGGTGATATGGCTGATCCTGTACACGGCGAACTCGGTGGTGGTGTGcttcgcggcggcggcgccggactTCGTGGTGGGGAACGCGGCGATCCAGGGAGTGATgggctccttcttcctcttctcgggCTACTTCATCGCGCGGTCGGCGATGCCGGCGTGCTGGGTGTTCATGCACTACCTATCGCTGTTCAAGTGGCCGTTCGAGGCGCTGCTGGTGAACGAGTTCGCCGGCGGCGGGAGGTGCGTGGTGCGGGCGCTGGGCCAGTGTGTGGCGACTGGGGACGAGGTGCTGCGGCGCGAGGGGCTCGGGGAAGAGTGCAGGTGGCGCAACGTCGGCGTCATGGTGGCCTTCACGGCGGCCTACAGGGTGTTGGGCTACGCCGTGCTGAGGGTGAGGTGCAGCCTCGCGCTCAACAAGGGGGCCGTGGCCGCCGGACCACCCAGCCTCGGCCTCAGCCGCCGCCTGAGAAGCCAGCTAGCCATCATCGGCGCCGCTGCGTGGCCCTCGCCGTCTTCTTCTTCCACCCCGCCGCCGTGA
- the LOC136498151 gene encoding ras-related protein RABC1-like produces the protein MDSSSSSSSLSQQPEFDYLFKLLLIGDSGVGKSSLLLRFTSDSFEDLSPTIGVDFKVKMVSIGGKKLKLAIWDTAGQERFRTLTSSYYRGAQGIIMVYDVTRRETFTNLSDIWAKEIDLYSTNQDCIKMLVGNKVDKESERAVTKKEGIEFAREYGCLFLECSAKTKVNVEQCFEELVLKILDTPSLLADASSGAKKNIFKQKPPEADAAASSCC, from the exons ATggattcctcctcctcctcgtccagcctGAGCCAGCAGCCCGAGTTCGACTACCTTTTCAAGCTCCTCCTGATCGGCGACTCCGGCGTCGGCAAGAGCAGCCTCCTCCTCCGCTTCACCTCCGACTCCTTCGAGGACCTCTCCCCCACAATAG GTGTTGACTTCAAGGTGAAGATGGTTAGCATTGGTGGCAAAAAACTCAAGCTTGCCATCTGGGACACAG CTGGACAAGAGAGATTTAGGACCTTGACCAGCTCTTACTACAGAGGGGCACAGGGGATCATTATGG TGTATGATGTCACTCGACGAGAAACATTTACCAATCTTTCTGATATATGGGCGAAGGAAATTGACCTGTATTCAACCAACCAGGACTGTATAAAGATGCTTGTTGGAAATAAAGTAGACAAG GAAAGTGAGAGAGCTGTCACGAAAAAGGAGGGGATTGAATTTGCCAGGGAATACGGATGTTTATTTCTAGAATGCAgtgcaaaaacaaaagtaaatGTAGAACAGTGCTTTGAGGAACTCGTTCTAAAG ATATTAGACACGCCAAGCCTCCTCGCGGATGCTTCCTCAGGGGCCAAGAAGAACATCTTCAAGCAGAAGCCTCCAGAAGCTGACGCCGCCGCAAGCAGCTGCTGTTAA